Proteins encoded in a region of the Triticum dicoccoides isolate Atlit2015 ecotype Zavitan chromosome 3A, WEW_v2.0, whole genome shotgun sequence genome:
- the LOC119270842 gene encoding uncharacterized protein LOC119270842 gives MKLLVLGKSYWSGHMRQHDLFKVPSQIGSTGSRMAEIIGMESLWDSWFSSWSTRVPKDIINMVLELVSTTTKVGQIDIRKSRGQNALNKGNLLFGEELAWSVGLDLEESILVWHIATHVYLEWFRTKVHQTTTKQPKRIADLCKATKALCNYMFFLLASRPYMLPYPVNRQRYVQLCHDSITLLGRCHVRDLLRAISYQTERLMEGQTLKTTRNTCSLYRTVSQLDKGCKLAAKLIHTIEGAGRGTNADGTLEMIFEVWVEMLCYTAYSCNEKSHAKNLTSGGDLMTIVALMMVYMSNGFIIQKSKEEEEKKKTSDEEAGTSST, from the coding sequence ATGAAGCTACTTGTACTAGGGAAATCCTACTGGTCGGGCCACATGCGCCAACATGACTTGTTTAAGGTGCCATCTCAGATTGGCAGTACAGGCAGCAGAATGGCAGAAATTATTGGCATGGAGAGCCTGTGGGACTCCTGGTTCTCCTCCTGGTCCACCCGTGTCCCAAAAGATATCATCAACATGGTGTTGGAACTAGTGTCGACAACAACTAAAGTTGGTCAGATTGACATCAGGAAATCACGTGGCCAGAATGCCCTAAACAAAGGCAACCTCTTATTTGGGGAGGAACTAGCATGGAGCGTGGGATTGGATCTGGAGGAGAGCATCCTCGTGTGGCACATCGCCACTCATGTCTACCTCGAGTGGTTCCGCACGAAGGTCCATCAGACAACAACAAAGCAGCCAAAAAGAATAGCAGATCTTTGCAAGGCAACAAAGGCTCTCTGCAATTACATGTTTTTTCTGCTGGCCTCCCGTCCCTACATGTTGCCTTACCCTGTTAACCGCCAGAGGTATGTCCAGCTGTGCCATGATTCAATCACTCTTCTGGGCAGATGCCACGTCCGCGACCTGCTCAGGGCCATATCTtaccagacggagcgcttgatggaaGGACAAACACTTAAAACCACAAGAAATACCTGCTCTTTGTATCGCACAGTAAGTCAACTTGACAAAGGATGTAAGCTTGCCGCAAAGCTGATCCACACAATAGAGGGAGCAGGAAGAGGTACGAATGCTGATGGCACCCTCGAGATGATCTTCGAGGTTTGGGTGGAGATGTTATGCTACACGGCCTACTCGTGTAACGAGAAATCTCATGCCAAAAACCTGACAAGCGGTGGTGACCTCATGACAATCGTTGCACTTATGATGGTATACATGTCAAATGGCTTTATTATTCAGAAatcaaaggaggaggaggagaagaagaagacgagcgaTGAGGAGGCTGGCACTTCGTCGACTTAG